In a genomic window of Streptomyces sp. NBC_01231:
- a CDS encoding amphi-Trp domain-containing protein, whose amino-acid sequence MKDLKFEQKRSLSRFEAADQLTALAAVLREGGEADLELGPGTLSLRVPDDLRSEIEVEVGDGQIELEIEFTWPTAPAGTAPSRAAAGTEKATRGKSVPAKPRRSGTGADRSKSAKRTTAKTS is encoded by the coding sequence ATGAAGGACCTCAAGTTCGAGCAGAAGCGCTCGCTGTCACGCTTCGAGGCGGCTGACCAGCTCACGGCCCTGGCGGCCGTGCTGAGGGAAGGTGGGGAGGCCGACCTGGAACTCGGCCCCGGGACGCTGAGTCTGCGCGTCCCCGACGACCTTCGCAGCGAGATCGAGGTCGAGGTCGGTGACGGGCAGATCGAGCTGGAGATCGAGTTCACGTGGCCGACCGCACCGGCCGGGACGGCGCCGTCGCGAGCGGCCGCGGGCACGGAGAAGGCCACGAGGGGAAAGAGCGTGCCCGCCAAGCCGCGTCGGAGCGGCACGGGCGCCGACAGGAGCAAGAGCGCGAAGCGGACGACCGCGAAAACGTCCTGA
- a CDS encoding aldo/keto reductase family protein has protein sequence MEYRHLGNSGMIISEIAYGNWLTHGSQVEEEAAVACVRAALDAGITTFDTADVYAETRAESVLGRALKGERREGIEIFTKVYWPTGPGKNDRGLSRKHIMESMDNSLRRLETSYVDLYQAHRFDRFTPLEETMEAFADVVHSGKALYIGVSEWTADQIRRAHALARELRIPLVSSQPQYSMLWRVIEGEVVPTSEELGIGQIVWSPIAQGVLTGKYLPGQQPPTGSRATDDKGSAMISRFLRDEVLEAVQRLKPLADETGLTLAQLAVAWVLQNSNVSAAIVGASRPEQVAENAKAAGVTLDADLMARIDEIVLPVAVTDPHLVHQSVPPQRP, from the coding sequence ATGGAATACCGGCACCTCGGCAACAGCGGCATGATCATCAGTGAGATCGCCTACGGCAACTGGCTGACCCACGGCTCGCAGGTCGAGGAAGAGGCCGCCGTCGCCTGCGTGCGAGCCGCTCTCGACGCGGGCATCACGACCTTCGACACCGCTGACGTCTACGCCGAGACCCGCGCCGAGTCGGTGCTCGGGCGGGCGCTGAAGGGCGAACGCCGCGAAGGGATCGAGATCTTCACCAAGGTGTACTGGCCCACCGGCCCCGGGAAGAACGACCGCGGGCTGTCGCGCAAGCACATCATGGAGTCGATGGACAACTCGCTGCGCAGGCTCGAGACCTCGTACGTGGATCTCTACCAGGCGCACCGGTTCGACCGGTTCACGCCGCTGGAGGAGACCATGGAGGCGTTCGCGGACGTGGTCCACTCCGGTAAGGCCCTGTACATCGGCGTCTCCGAGTGGACGGCCGATCAGATACGACGGGCGCACGCGCTGGCGCGGGAGCTGCGGATCCCGCTGGTGTCGAGCCAGCCCCAGTACTCGATGTTGTGGCGGGTGATCGAGGGTGAGGTCGTGCCGACCAGCGAAGAGCTGGGCATCGGGCAGATCGTGTGGTCCCCGATCGCCCAGGGTGTGCTGACCGGCAAGTACCTTCCCGGGCAGCAGCCGCCGACCGGGTCGCGGGCGACGGACGACAAGGGCTCGGCGATGATCAGCCGCTTCCTGCGAGACGAGGTGCTCGAGGCGGTGCAGCGGCTGAAGCCGCTGGCCGACGAGACCGGCCTGACCCTGGCCCAGCTGGCGGTCGCCTGGGTGCTGCAGAACAGCAACGTCTCTGCCGCGATCGTCGGAGCCTCGCGGCCGGAGCAGGTGGCGGAGAACGCGAAGGCGGCCGGTGTGACGCTGGACGCGGATCTGATGGCGCGCATCGACGAGATCGTGCTGCCGGTGGCGGTGACGGATCCGCATCTCGTGCACCAGAGCGTGCCGCCGCAGCGTCCCTGA
- a CDS encoding GNAT family N-acetyltransferase, with the protein MNPSITPRSGTITVRRAVPRDAKRLTRLVRGSRAYEGPYAAMVAGYRVGPDYIETHRVFVAVAADEHESRVLGFYSLVLAPPELDLLFVADGAQGRGIGRLLVAHMKSEARAAGLDSVRVVSHPPAEGFYRSVGAVHTGTVSANPPAVVWDRPELEFLIPPDLPRAPGTGLRDRLRVATGPGL; encoded by the coding sequence ATGAATCCGAGCATTACGCCCAGGAGCGGGACGATCACAGTGCGGAGGGCCGTCCCGCGCGACGCCAAACGGCTCACGCGGCTCGTGCGTGGCTCACGCGCCTACGAAGGGCCGTACGCGGCCATGGTCGCGGGCTACCGGGTGGGTCCCGACTACATCGAGACCCACCGCGTGTTCGTTGCCGTCGCCGCCGACGAGCACGAGAGCCGAGTCCTCGGGTTCTACTCGCTTGTCCTCGCGCCACCGGAGCTCGACCTGCTGTTCGTCGCCGACGGGGCACAGGGGCGTGGCATCGGACGGCTGCTCGTCGCGCACATGAAGTCCGAGGCCCGCGCCGCCGGGCTCGACAGCGTCCGGGTGGTGTCGCATCCCCCCGCCGAGGGCTTCTACCGCAGCGTGGGTGCGGTGCACACCGGGACCGTGTCCGCGAACCCGCCCGCTGTGGTGTGGGACCGTCCCGAGCTCGAGTTCCTGATTCCGCCTGACTTGCCGAGGGCGCCCGGCACGGGCCTCCGGGACCGTTTGAGGGTGGCGACCGGTCCGGGCCTGTGA